The following are from one region of the Coffea eugenioides isolate CCC68of chromosome 2, Ceug_1.0, whole genome shotgun sequence genome:
- the LOC113760607 gene encoding kinesin-like protein KIN-14U — MFISSEKEQISLTVDNGGCLVKALLMESNSNSINGVSAAPGLDESSGEVSGTFADTNAVAKQEKDQLELNMKDLEGEIERLKMKERSLVEKRRTALNKILDIKGCIRVFCRVRPFLSTEKRTSLQPLSIEPEKIVIKCGGQKKEFGFDKVFPQEASQEDVFVEVEPILRSALDGHNVCILAYGQTGTGKTYTMDGKSESPGIIPRVLKALFNKTSLESCTSFAFSISMVEVYLGSLRDLLAPKPSCRSYAVSKCNPTIQIDSKGSVEIEGLTEVQISNFTKASWWYNKGRRVRSTSWTNVNEASSRSHCLTRISIHRLGDTSGAKAEVSKLWMVDLGGSERLLKTGATGQTLDEGRAINLSLSALGDVIAALRRKKGHVPYRNSKLTQILRDSLGDRSKVMMFVHASPHEEDVGETSCSFSFAKRARAVECIRELSNELKRQREKKISELEDEMKEAEEECQKIRKLILKVEYLLPENKSISLVTCQNLEEEEKNPTSPKEYLGEVLGTPRVSAKIIRKTVGNSLPRFMNSTVASRQRKSTAEREMISKTRSVRSETRSSIQISGSQSISCSDPRFKGLLRKANKKPRYGEPISLLMEDAKCEGLDSNSPAMTPCTTIASSDPYLKVGLNHHRRRMSDVI; from the exons ATGTTCATTTCTTCTGAGAAAGAACAGATCTCATTGACCGTTGACAATGGGGGATGTTTGGTAAAAGCTCTTCTAATGGAGTCAAATTCGAATTCAATTAATGGGGTGTCTGCAGCTCCTGGATTGGATGAATCCTCGGGAGAGGTTTCTGGGACTTTTGCAGATACTAATGCGGTTGCAAAGCAGGAAAAGGATCAACTTGAACTAAATATGAAGGATTTAGAAG GAGAGATTGAGCGTTTGAAGATGAAAGAGAGATCTCTAGttgaaaaaagaagaacagCACTTAATAAGATTCTAGACATTAAAG GTTGCATTCGAGTATTTTGTCGTGTTAGGCCCTTTCTATCTACAGAGAAGAGGACATCTCTGCAACCGCTTTCAATTGAACCAGAGAAAATTGTAATTAAATGTGGTGGACAGAAGAAAGAATTTGGATTTGATAAAGTCTTTCCTCAAGAAGCTAGCCAAG AAGATGTATTTGTTGAGGTTGAGCCAATTCTCAGATCTGCACTTGATGGGCACAATGTATGTATATTAGCTTATGGACAAACAGGCACTGGCAAGACATATACAATG GATGGAAAAAGTGAGTCACCTGGAATTATCCCTCGTGTTCTTAAAGCACTCTTCAATAAGACATCCTTAGAGAGCTGCACTTCCTTTGCATTTTCCATCAGCATGGTGGAAGTTTATTTAGGTAGTCTCAGGGATTTGCTTGCTCCAAAACCATCCTGCAGATCTTATGCTGTATCAAAATG CAATCCCACTATACAAATAGATTCAAAAGGATCAGTTGAAATTGAAGGTCTCACTGAGgtgcaaatttcaaatttcacaaaagcaaGTTGGTGGTACAATAAGGGGCGGCGTGTTAGGTCTACTTCATGGACTAATGTGAATGAGGCATCAAGCAGATCGCACTG CTTAACAAGGATCTCTATACACCGCCTTGGGGATACTTCAGGAGCCAAAGCTGAAGTAAGCAAATTGTGGATGGTTGATCTTGGGGGCAGTGAGCGCTTACTGAAAACAGGAGCTACTGGACAAACACTTGATGAGGGGAGGGCTATCAATCTTTCTCTTTCAGCCTTAGGAGATGTCATTGCCGCCCTTAGAAGAAAGAAAGGCCATGTACCATACAG AAACAGCAAATTGACTCAAATCCTGAGAGATTCGCTAG GTGATCGATCAAAAGTCATGATGTTTGTGCATGCGAGCCCACATGAGGAGGATGTTGGAGAGACATCTTGTTCGTTTTCTTTTGCTAAGAGAGCAAGAGCAGTGGAGTGCATTAGAGAACTTTCAAAT GAGCTGAAAAggcaaagagaaaaaaagatttCTGAACTTGAGGATGAGATGAAAGAAGCTGAGGAGGAGTGTCAAAAAATTCGAAAACTGATTCTAAAGGTTGAGTATCTGCTGCCTGAGAATAAAAGTATTTCTTTGGTGACTTGTCAAAAtcttgaagaagaagaaaagaatccCACCAgcccaaaagaatatttaggtGAAGTGTTGGGGACCCCTAGAGTGTCTGCCAAAATTATTCGGAAGACTGTTGGAAATTCATTGCCTCGATTCATGAATTCTACAGTTGCTAGTCGGCAAAGAAAGAGCACTGCAGAAAGAGAGATGATTAGCAAAACAAGAAGTGTTAGATCAGAGACTCGAAGTTCAATCCAAATTTCAGGGTCACAGTCCATCAGCTGTTCTGATCCCCGATTTAAAGGGCTTTTGCGGAAGGCAAACAAAAAGCCAAGATATGGAGAACCGATTAGTTTGCTGATGGAGGATGCTAAATGTGAGGGCCTAGATTCAAATTCGCCTGCCATGACTCCATGCACCACAATTGCTTCTTCTGATCCCTACTTGAAAGTTGGACTTAATCATCATAGAAGAAGGATGTCTGATGTTATATAA